In the genome of Choristoneura fumiferana chromosome 21, NRCan_CFum_1, whole genome shotgun sequence, the window attctaattgcattggtctaaaataaaaatatttttaaacccggACTACAAATACGCTCCCAGACTCTAACTAGAACAATCCGGGGAAACCAGACGGATGGCAGCCCATACTAAGATATGTTGTTTACATAATTAATACACACAAGGTAAACTCCTTTGACTTTTATTCTTTTGTAAGGAATATCAAAAACTAATCAAGTCATAAATAATGACTTTGAACCCACAACTCTTTACTTGCGAGGCCATAAATCAAAACACTAGACCACCATGACTAAAttcggtatttgacaactgttgaatttaccatatcctgtatattattataaaaatatagataatatatgcagacaatgtttagcgaagagaaaaattaatttGCTTGAAAAATAGATTTATAGTGAGTATGGTGCTACTTGCATGTGATTTCACATGCAAGTAAGTCTTTCTctttctaatcttgaatttcaaacctttacaacaagctttaatttacataatgaacaaaaaattgacaaataccgtattcaataCTGTATACAGTACTTCATTCTAACTCATAGCAAGAATTTATGAGTATGGGTTTCTTAGGGCCCATTGTTTGATCAGTAGTTAAACAAACTAATAGTTAAAATGTATGGCAAACATAAGAATAGTTAATGCATTTCAAAGGAAATTTGACTATTAGTATCTTTAACTACTGATCAAACAACGGGCCCTTTGATGGAGGCGTAAATATGATCCTGAGTCAACTACTTTCAGGAGAAGCTATGCAAATTTACAGGTTCTAGGCATCTAGAGTTAGTTTCAGTGCGAGGGATAGTGTAACATGTACTAAGGATCCCaataagggccagtacagacggactgcactCCAACTGCAACATAACCGCAACTACCGACtacccatacatttttcattgcaGTTTGAGTGCTGTCTGCTTaactgcactctgactgcaattAAAATGTATGGGCAGCTTACTAGCCCTATGCACTCCTtaactaactttttaattaacttctgcctcataatttattttgccaGTTAAAGGTTTTTCATCTCTTTTAAACTAATATACAGTAGAAGTAAACCACCAGTTTACGTAACTTGTTATAATGATACacatattaaaatattgtattttttaaatttcagaaCAAAACCCTCAAGGTTTTGCATCAGGCGACAGTGCGACAAATGGCAACACTTCCCAACCATTGTTTCCGGATAGCCCCATCTATGAGCCTGAGGATGAAGCGGACATCACGGAGAAGGAGGTTTGTTATTATGGAAAGCTTTCCATTAAGAAGTTTTTGTAATCTTATTGTATTTGTATGAAGAAGGCGAGCAACAATGAAGTACACCTGCAAAAAGATGGTAGGAAGGCTTGGATGCTTATTTAATTGGACAAGAAACATTAACCCATCGTAACAATGGTATGAGATGGTATGACATGGATGCATGATCTGATCCGATGACCTGTTTAAAGCTGCAGGTTTTGGTGAATGCAGGCTGCTTTCAACTGAAATAACTGGAGGTCTATCGGATAGGCCTATGTACGTCCAGCCAACCGTGGAAATGAAAATGATACTGCAACAGTAATACAATGAATACAATGATAtactgttattaaaaaaaatatgtacagcCCACAGCAAGAATGTCAAGCGGTGACCGTTAATTTCTGCATATATGACAGTTGTGCACAGCCAGCTCCACCCACCCTCAGCCCCAGCTCTGTCCCTTGCAGTAATTTTTTGATGTAATTCTGCACATTAACAGTCACTGCTAGACTTTCGTGTTACAAGCTGTACGAAACGAACATAGATAAAAGGAGAAacaaaaaccgtattcaaaaaATAGGAATAATACAAGTTTTCATAAATGCATTAGTTAAGTGTTATTTGTACTCaaaatttagaaatattttctatttttcagATATCCACCAGTGTTATTGATGAGAGCAAAACAGAAATAATACCTGAAGCTAAAGGTATGCTCTATAATTTAATCAatagtctattttttttctttttgcctATGGGCTGGTGTTTAATTAATACAATTTCgctttaatttcaatttaaaaaaaaatccttttcaaAATCTGATAAAGATATTGAAGACTAACTGTTGCCCACAATTCCGTTCACGTAAGCAGTTGATACAAATATAAATCCCTTTTATTCTCTATCCCACgagtatttcaaaaaatataactagGTTAATTGTTATAGTTATTGAGATATAGCTGCTTTGAATTGAAAATAGAAatgccttttattttttatataaaattttagaAAGAAGACTTCTTAGTGCACCTTTATGTCTAACCAgaaatttttgcaaaatttcaattctctagctccagtggtttaaACTATGTGTTGTATTCAGTAACATACAAAAAAAGTCTTGCTGGTAAACAACAATGAGCACTTAATTAATATGGATGACTTCAGCTTATATACACCTTCGCAAAAGCCATAACTTAGTAACTGTTACAGTTGACCAACCAACTCCACCATCTAAGAGGAAACTCTCTGAAGAGGCAGTAGACAGCAGCGCTAAGATTCAAAAACTTGACACCGAAAACATCCATATTGCCATTCCTGATACCCAACATCTTGATGAGGAAGTCTCAGAAATAACCAGTgctgctaaaaataaaattgaggaTATCATACCAACTAGAGTTCGAACACCAGTGAGATCTAGCCCTAGAACTGTCAAACGTAGCAACAGTGCAGACATTACCAAGCCTAGAACACCTAGAACGCCCAAATCGCGCCCAGCCAGCGCAGACACCACAAAAGAACGTAAAACGCCTAGAAAActacaaatcaaagaaaaaccTGAAGATGTACCAACAACAAGCTCGCGTCCGAGCGTAGAATTCATCCAAGAAATTCCACCTAGGAAAATCCCGGAAACAATTCCAGAAGAGAGCAACTCTGAACTGAATGACTCACAAAATTTCCATCTAGCCCTATCGCCTACAACTGATGAAGAGGTTAAACCTGTATCTAATAACTATAGCAGTGATCCTGTAATGGTTAAGGACAGGGAGGAAACTATTAGCCCAGGGAAAATCAATAAAACCCACAGTGAAGGTTTTAGCTATTCTGATCAAAGCAACTACTCTCAACCTAAAATTAACAAAGTAGACAAAGGAAAAACCACTGACCAGGAAAGCACTGACAGCGTAGAATCACTACCATCCCCTGATCAAATGCCATCAGTTGCTTCAAAGATGATTTCCAAATTATCCAATGGTACTTCTTCTACACCTACCGAGCTTCTGTCAGGCAAAAGAACAGACGATAGTGACAGTACTCCTGACATGCTGAAATTGACTAACAATTTAGGAAAACGCGGGAAGAACGAATCCTTTAGAGTCAGTAATACTACAACACCATCAACTATTTCACCTTTCCAAAATGGACACACTTTATCGGATACACAACCACAACCGGTTTTCGATGTCCTGGTGAACTACAATGAAGATGGCGAATTCTTATCGTTGTATGTGGTTAAAACTGATAACGACCTTGGCTTAGACATGTGCAGGGAATACCAAAGATTTTCAAAGCGCTTTACTATAGATCCATATTTAGGAGACATATCTGTAAGTACTTCTCCTTCCAGTGTAACCAGTACGGGCATGATCAATCTGCCCAACAGAACATCTTTCGCGTCAACAGTCAGTTCCACCTCGAGTTCCAGCAACCGAACTAGCGATGGGGCATTCGTGGTACCCCAACCGCCTAGAAAATCTGTTGTGAACCCTACCAGTTCTGTCAAAGGATTCGATGCCGTAATCAAGAAGATACAAGACGTGTTCAGTCATGCCCGGGAAGCTTATGACGGGAACCGTTCATGCACCGACGAAAAGGTTTCCGTTGCAGTACAAACTTCGCCTGCATTAGAATCAAGTTTAAGCAATGGTAACTTAAGCCCAGAGGAATCCAGCAAATGCGATAAAGTGACACCAAAGAGCTCGTTAAAGAAAAGCAGGGTTAGAGGTCGACGGAATCTCTCCACTAAAACAAAACGTAACATTCTACCGACACAAGCCGAAGAGCCTGAATACATGCATGGTATGAACTCACCTGAGATGATACCAACTAATGGAGAAGACAAGTCGATTCTTAAGTCGCCAAAATCAGAGAAACCGTTGGCCACTTTGGTTGCTACTCCGAAATCTGTTTCCAAACTGAAGCAGAAGCGCCGTCCAACATCGCCCAGACCGGCGACTCCTGTTGAGAAGTCCTTAGTGAAGTCAGAGTATCCAGGATATGCTCCAGACACAGCAGTATTGGCCAAATGGGTGGACAAACGTTATTACTCAGGCAAAGTATTGGAGATTACGGAGCCTAacaaatatttgatcaaattcGATGATGGCCAATCCAAAGTGTTGTTAGATGATTTTATAATCTTTGGGGATACGAAGACGTTGCCGTTGCTTGGGCAGTCGGTATATGCGATGGTGGATGAAGAACAGAATTACGAGCCAGGCTTGGTGTTAGGAGTCGAGGAGAATGACAGTGGCACTGTCACTTACCGGTGCACTACTGATGGGTAAGTggcattatttttaatgaaaagatATTCCTGTTTGAAAGTGAATGAAAAGTGgatatttaaacataattttgcATAATCAAAATATCACACAcaagacttatcacgctaacacacacgagtaatatttacctcgacgtttcggcaacattagcGTGATAAGTTAGCGTGCTAAGTCCTGTGTgttgtattttgactatgagtgaaaatcacgaaagtttaagacgttATAATTTTGCATTATTTTAGACATTTACGAATTGTTTTGTTTCGCCATTCTCTGATATATTTCTGGTATTTTTATGTTACGATATGTGTGATGAGATGACTATATACGACGATATGTGGGTGTATATGTTAAATCAATGGTTCTCAATAGTTTTTTGACCAGTGTTTGTACGGAGCTGCTTCCCGGGCTCCACTAAACTTAGTTTGCGATAGAGAAGCTACTTTAAACTCTACCTACTTTGACCCCGAAAGTAAAGAGTATGGTCCTCTTCCAGCGATACAGTGGTGATGGTGACAGCTTCGGAACTGTACCTGACGGAGGATCAGGCGCGCTCGCTGAAGGAGGCGGGGCGGCGGTCGCCCGCCTCGCCCGCCACTCCGCGCCGGCGCCACCACAGGGAGCTGGATCTAGATAATATCATACAGGTACTTTTCAGCACCAGGTTaagctcatttatttattatttcactcAAATAAgcacagaaaaaatatttgattaatgaactaaaataatttctttgctcagccgcgaccttatgatacctatgtttatgcaagatatgcgtgttcatgcactTCCACCtcctgtaagaacacacacaaatcacacaaacccatctatcaccactaccacaatacactgacgcgtttcgaacacaaccatacacacatactaccagatgttagactaagtttatttgtcaataaaaattacagcattaagTGCAGTAATAAAAaccaatgcactgtaaaattcaaattgtataaaaaaacacaaaaagaagtACAAGAAAAGTGTTATTCAGGGACTTTTATtcttgcttccctaaagcgacgaAAGATCActccctccggccagaagtcgtaGTGTGCAGGaaaggaacatctgctggtgcctAGCCGGCACTTTGCTTTTTTTCGAGTCTAAAAAAAGGAAATTGTTAGCCCTGTTACAAGCGAGCAGGCGGATAACCAACTCATCTCCTAACCGACCCCGAAGATCTTCTGTTCCGTCGTCTTGTGgggaaaaaaagttattatatatCATATACTATTAGAAAGTTCATCTacacaaaatttaataataacccAGGACTGATCTTGTGGAGCTCTTTGGGAGagacctttgtccagcagtggacgtcttggTTTAATGGACGGTTAATACGATGAttacgatgatgatgaccttatataatatgtttaaaaaaagaaagcggttgaagaattaaaaatttaatttacttccaGGGTCCGCGGAGCGCGAGGACTCGAGACAAAGGCAACTCCAGCGCCAAGAAACGCGTGACGTCGCCGAAAAGTCCAAAAGCATCCACTTCAGGTAAACATGgggaaaaaatcaaaatttaacgaTATAAAAACTATTGTGTGAGCGTgtgtacctgctgagctggcaaagttgcatttttattagtttttctcgttattccataaaattttaataaatagtaaaaatatggtctgataa includes:
- the LOC141439872 gene encoding uncharacterized protein isoform X2: MESDSQEKEQNPQGFASGDSATNGNTSQPLFPDSPIYEPEDEADITEKEISTSVIDESKTEIIPEAKVDQPTPPSKRKLSEEAVDSSAKIQKLDTENIHIAIPDTQHLDEEVSEITSAAKNKIEDIIPTRVRTPVRSSPRTVKRSNSADITKPRTPRTPKSRPASADTTKERKTPRKLQIKEKPEDVPTTSSRPSVEFIQEIPPRKIPETIPEESNSELNDSQNFHLALSPTTDEEVKPVSNNYSSDPVMVKDREETISPGKINKTHSEGFSYSDQSNYSQPKINKVDKGKTTDQESTDSVESLPSPDQMPSVASKMISKLSNGTSSTPTELLSGKRTDDSDSTPDMLKLTNNLGKRGKNESFRVSNTTTPSTISPFQNGHTLSDTQPQPVFDVLVNYNEDGEFLSLYVVKTDNDLGLDMCREYQRFSKRFTIDPYLGDISVSTSPSSVTSTGMINLPNRTSFASTVSSTSSSSNRTSDGAFVVPQPPRKSVVNPTSSVKGFDAVIKKIQDVFSHAREAYDGNRSCTDEKVSVAVQTSPALESSLSNGNLSPEESSKCDKVTPKSSLKKSRVRGRRNLSTKTKRNILPTQAEEPEYMHGMNSPEMIPTNGEDKSILKSPKSEKPLATLVATPKSVSKLKQKRRPTSPRPATPVEKSLVKSEYPGYAPDTAVLAKWVDKRYYSGKVLEITEPNKYLIKFDDGQSKVLLDDFIIFGDTKTLPLLGQSVYAMVDEEQNYEPGLVLGVEENDSGTVTYRCTTDGDTVVMVTASELYLTEDQARSLKEAGRRSPASPATPRRRHHRELDLDNIIQGPRSARTRDKGNSSAKKRVTSPKSPKASTSGLKTKSTPVSRKRLASESSELSESSNSAPPARLEEVAGVEPEVQRTPRKIDGVKAGPLQLKGAAKQNIGKKNSKLTKFENDEDTVSKLGPIPPADSKLFAGLHFLLTCTEPPKKLKTDKDTRHYSSEEDGEMTAGTDCEDLEFSDRPFNKERLKEQLEAGGGLVYSHFDDVPKNKYSVTKLIAPRPCLTAKYIQSLAADIRAVSHQWVIQCCTTNSLLDLDTLALPAGWSITKQVFVNWVPATGKRNTQFFKDKVILLCGDQDTFVKFWERVCTLAGATTRVVNEEDLNMSGALALVTEWDCPHEVQNKANQDNIPLVSTTWVVQCLIEAKVIAPTSHDKFSFMYTEPE
- the LOC141439872 gene encoding uncharacterized protein isoform X4 — its product is MESDSQEKEQNPQGFASGDSATNGNTSQPLFPDSPIYEPEDEADITEKEISTSVIDESKTEIIPEAKVDQPTPPSKRKLSEEAVDSSAKIQKLDTENIHIAIPDTQHLDEEVSEITSAAKNKIEDIIPTRVRTPVRSSPRTVKRSNSADITKPRTPRTPKSRPASADTTKERKTPRKLQIKEKPEDVPTTSSRPSVEFIQEIPPRKIPETIPEESNSELNDSQNFHLALSPTTDEEVKPVSNNYSSDPVMVKDREETISPGKINKTHSEGFSYSDQSNYSQPKINKVDKGKTTDQESTDSVESLPSPDQMPSVASKMISKLSNGTSSTPTELLSGKRTDDSDSTPDMLKLTNNLGKRGKNESFRVSNTTTPSTISPFQNGHTLSDTQPQPVFDVLVNYNEDGEFLSLYVVKTDNDLGLDMCREYQRFSKRFTIDPYLGDISVSTSPSSVTSTGMINLPNRTSFASTVSSTSSSSNRTSDGAFVVPQPPRKSVVNPTSSVKGFDAVIKKIQDVFSHAREAYDGNRSCTDEKVSVAVQTSPALESSLSNGNLSPEESSKCDKVTPKSSLKKSRVRGRRNLSTKTKRNILPTQAEEPEYMHGMNSPEMIPTNGEDKSILKSPKSEKPLATLVATPKSVSKLKQKRRPTSPRPATPVEKSLVKSEYPGYAPDTAVLAKWVDKRYYSGKVLEITEPNKYLIKFDDGQSKVLLDDFIIFGDTKTLPLLGQSVYAMVDEEQNYEPGLVLGVEENDSGTVTYRCTTDGDTVVMVTASELYLTEDQARSLKEAGRRSPASPATPRRRHHRELDLDNIIQGPRSARTRDKGNSSAKKRVTSPKSPKASTSGLKTKSTPVSRKRLASESSELSESSNSAPPARLEEVAGVEPEVQRTPRKIDGVKAGPLQLKGAAKQNIGKKNSKLTKFENDEDTVSKLGPIPPADSKLFAGLHFLLTCTEPPKKLKTDKVNEKMSRGTSLLLTADDAAFQCQDTRHYSSEEDGEMTAGTDCEDLEFSDRPFNKERLKEQLEAGGGLVYSHFDDVPKNKYSVTKLIAPRPCLTAKYIQSLAADIRAVSHQWVIQCCTTNSLLDLDTLALPAGWSITKQVFVNWVPATGKRNTQFFKDKVILLCGDQDTFVKFWERVCTLAGATTRVVNEEDLNMSGALALVTEWDCPHEVQNKANQDNIPLVSTTWVVQCLIEAKVIAPTSHDKFSFMYTEPE
- the LOC141439872 gene encoding uncharacterized protein isoform X1; translation: MESDSQEKEQNPQGFASGDSATNGNTSQPLFPDSPIYEPEDEADITEKEISTSVIDESKTEIIPEAKVDQPTPPSKRKLSEEAVDSSAKIQKLDTENIHIAIPDTQHLDEEVSEITSAAKNKIEDIIPTRVRTPVRSSPRTVKRSNSADITKPRTPRTPKSRPASADTTKERKTPRKLQIKEKPEDVPTTSSRPSVEFIQEIPPRKIPETIPEESNSELNDSQNFHLALSPTTDEEVKPVSNNYSSDPVMVKDREETISPGKINKTHSEGFSYSDQSNYSQPKINKVDKGKTTDQESTDSVESLPSPDQMPSVASKMISKLSNGTSSTPTELLSGKRTDDSDSTPDMLKLTNNLGKRGKNESFRVSNTTTPSTISPFQNGHTLSDTQPQPVFDVLVNYNEDGEFLSLYVVKTDNDLGLDMCREYQRFSKRFTIDPYLGDISVSTSPSSVTSTGMINLPNRTSFASTVSSTSSSSNRTSDGAFVVPQPPRKSVVNPTSSVKGFDAVIKKIQDVFSHAREAYDGNRSCTDEKVSVAVQTSPALESSLSNGNLSPEESSKCDKVTPKSSLKKSRVRGRRNLSTKTKRNILPTQAEEPEYMHGMNSPEMIPTNGEDKSILKSPKSEKPLATLVATPKSVSKLKQKRRPTSPRPATPVEKSLVKSEYPGYAPDTAVLAKWVDKRYYSGKVLEITEPNKYLIKFDDGQSKVLLDDFIIFGDTKTLPLLGQSVYAMVDEEQNYEPGLVLGVEENDSGTVTYRCTTDGDTVVMVTASELYLTEDQARSLKEAGRRSPASPATPRRRHHRELDLDNIIQGPRSARTRDKGNSSAKKRVTSPKSPKASTSGLKTKSTPVSRKRLASESSELSESSNSAPPARLEEVAGVEPEVQRTPRKIDGVKAGPLQLKGAAKQNIGKKNSKLTKFENDEDTVSKLGPIPPADSKLFAGLHFLLTCTEPPKKLKTDKCQDTRHYSSEEDGEMTAGTDCEDLEFSDRPFNKERLKEQLEAGGGLVYSHFDDVPKNKYSVTKLIAPRPCLTAKYIQSLAADIRAVSHQWVIQCCTTNSLLDLDTLALPAGWSITKQVFVNWVPATGKRNTQFFKDKVILLCGDQDTFVKFWERVCTLAGATTRVVNEEDLNMSGALALVTEWDCPHEVQNKANQDNIPLVSTTWVVQCLIEAKVIAPTSHDKFSFMYTEPE
- the LOC141439872 gene encoding uncharacterized protein isoform X3: MESDSQEKEQNPQGFASGDSATNGNTSQPLFPDSPIYEPEDEADITEKEISTSVIDESKTEIIPEAKVDQPTPPSKRKLSEEAVDSSAKIQKLDTENIHIAIPDTQHLDEEVSEITSAAKNKIEDIIPTRVRTPVRSSPRTVKRSNSADITKPRTPRTPKSRPASADTTKERKTPRKLQIKEKPEDVPTTSSRPSVEFIQEIPPRKIPETIPEESNSELNDSQNFHLALSPTTDEEVKPVSNNYSSDPVMVKDREETISPGKINKTHSEGFSYSDQSNYSQPKINKVDKGKTTDQESTDSVESLPSPDQMPSVASKMISKLSNGTSSTPTELLSGKRTDDSDSTPDMLKLTNNLGKRGKNESFRVSNTTTPSTISPFQNGHTLSDTQPQPVFDVLVNYNEDGEFLSLYVVKTDNDLGLDMCREYQRFSKRFTIDPYLGDISVSTSPSSVTSTGMINLPNRTSFASTVSSTSSSSNRTSDGAFVVPQPPRKSVVNPTSSVKGFDAVIKKIQDVFSHAREAYDGNRSCTDEKVSVAVQTSPALESSLSNGNLSPEESSKCDKVTPKSSLKKSRVRGRRNLSTKTKRNILPTQAEEPEYMHGMNSPEMIPTNGEDKSILKSPKSEKPLATLVATPKSVSKLKQKRRPTSPRPATPVEKSLVKSEYPGYAPDTAVLAKWVDKRYYSGKVLEITEPNKYLIKFDDGQSKVLLDDFIIFGDTKTLPLLGQSVYAMVDEEQNYEPGLVLGVEENDSGTVTYRCTTDGDTVVMVTASELYLTEDQARSLKEAGRRSPASPATPRRRHHRELDLDNIIQGPRSARTRDKGNSSAKKRVTSPKSPKASTSGLKTKSTPVSRKRLASESSELSESSNSAPPARLEEVAGVEPEVQRTPRKIDGVKGAAKQNIGKKNSKLTKFENDEDTVSKLGPIPPADSKLFAGLHFLLTCTEPPKKLKTDKCQDTRHYSSEEDGEMTAGTDCEDLEFSDRPFNKERLKEQLEAGGGLVYSHFDDVPKNKYSVTKLIAPRPCLTAKYIQSLAADIRAVSHQWVIQCCTTNSLLDLDTLALPAGWSITKQVFVNWVPATGKRNTQFFKDKVILLCGDQDTFVKFWERVCTLAGATTRVVNEEDLNMSGALALVTEWDCPHEVQNKANQDNIPLVSTTWVVQCLIEAKVIAPTSHDKFSFMYTEPE